A single window of Vigna unguiculata cultivar IT97K-499-35 chromosome 1, ASM411807v1, whole genome shotgun sequence DNA harbors:
- the LOC114193757 gene encoding flowering locus K homology domain-like, which yields MAEHGFDGHDEGYVPEDPNFPHNHSDEHDVGTVIDGSGFPHLLPDEHDAVDLVEDTDFPQNHFDEHEHDAGGLPGDTDSPQQEHVEEDHGAGEMSENFDSLPVEGSEAVLKGSEIKKWPGWPGENVFRMLVPVQKVGSIIGRKGEFIKKITEETKARIKILDGPPGISERAVMVSAKEEPDRPIPPAVDGLLRVHKQVINVDRELTDSALTAGRSVVTRLLVADTQAGSLIGKQGSTIKSIQDGSGCTIRVLGSEHLPVFALRDDSIVEIQGDSTGVHKAIELIAVHLRKFLVDRSIVGVFETQMQTSDVRANQNGPPHQNWGPPPQGFPAGGGGGGPAFAPNQQYMPPTHHYDSYYPPTTELPPMDKHLHQGPPPAYARDASVGIHSSSAQPQQSLVTKVTQHMQIPLSYADAVIGASGTNISYIRRASGASITIQETRGVPGEMTVEMSGTSSQIQAAQQLVQNFMAEAANATQDPLGGSVSQGYSAYPTNAPVYASPPSSTGAHTGHVPSADYGPVYGTNYGY from the exons ATGGCCGAGCACGGTTTTGATGGTCATGATGAAGGATATGTACCGGAGGaccctaattttcctcataATCACTCCGATGAACATGATGTAGGGACTGTTATTGATGGCTCTGGATTTCCTCATCTGCTGCCTGATGAACATGATGCAGTGGATTTGGTGGAGGATACCGATTTTCCTCAAAATCATTTTGATGAACATGAACATGATGCTGGAGGTTTGCCCGGAGACACGGACTCTCCTCAGCAGGAGCATGTTGAGGAAGACCATGGTGCTGGAGAAATGTCTGAGAATTTTGATTCTTTGCCGGTAGAGGGATCCGAGGCCGTTTTGAAAGggagtgaaataaaaaagtggCCCGGGTGGCCTGGAGAGAATGTCTTCAGGATGTTGGTTCCAGTGCAAAAGGTCGGCAGTATTATTGGCCGAAAGGGTGAGTTTATAAAGAAGATTACAGAAGAGACTAAGGCGCGAATTAAAATTCTTGATGGTCCGCCTGGAATCTCAGAAAGAGCA GTAATGGTTTCTGCAAAAGAAGAGCCAGATCGGCCCATACCACCTGCTGTTGACGGTTTGTTAAGGGTTCATAAGCAAGTTATCAATGTTGACCGTGAACTTACAGATAGCGCTTTGACTGCTGGACGATCAGTTGTTACCAGGCTTCTAGTGGCAGATACTCAAGCAGGAAGCTTGATTGGGAAGCAGGGATCAACGATAAAATCCATTCAAGATGGTTCTGGTTGCACCATACGAGTTCTTGGTTCAG AACACCTGCCAGTATTTGCTCTGCGAGATGATAGTATTGTTGAAATTCAAGGGGATTCTACTGGTGTTCACAAGGCCATTGAACTTATTGCAGTTCATTTACGCAAGTTCTTGGTTGACCGCAGTATAGTTGGAGTTTTCGAGACACAG ATGCAAACATCAGATGTCAGAGCTAACCAGAATGGACCACCACATCAAAATTGGGGTCCTCCTCCGCAAGGGTTTCCtgctggtggtggtggtggaggaccTGCTTTTGCACCCAATCAACAGTATATGCCACCTACACATCACTATGATAGTTATTACCCACCCACTACTGAGTTGCCTCCCATGGATAAGCACCTTCATCAAGGTCCACCACCTGCCTATGCAAGGGATGCTTCTGTTGGAATTCATTCATCAAGTGCGCAACCACAACAATCTCTTGTAACTAAG GTCACGCAGCACATGCAAATTCCTCTTTCATATGCAGATGCTGTTATTGGAGCATCTGGCACTAATATCAGTTATATTCGTCGTGCTAGTGGAGCAAGTATTACAATTCAGGAAACAAGGGGTGTTCCAGGGGAGATGACTGTCGAGATGAGTGGAACTTCTTCTCAAATACAGGCAGCCCAACAGCTGGTTCAG AATTTCATGGCTGAAGCTGCAAATGCGACGCAGGATCCACTGGGTGGATCAGTTAGCCAAGGTTACAGTGCCTATCCAACTAATGCTCCGGTTTACGCATCTCCCCCGTCTAGCACTGGTGCTCATACAGGCCACGTGCCTTCTGCAGATTATGGGCCCGTATATGGCACTAATTATGGGTATTGA